The genomic interval ACTGGCACACGAGATTAAAAATCCCCTGACACCTATCAAATTGTCCACAGAGAGATTAATTAAAAAATGGCAGCAGAAAGACCATGATTTTGATGATGTCTTTAAAAAATCAACAAACACTATAATAAGAGAGGTAGAGAGTCTCAAAAGACTTGTTGATGTCTTCTCAAGATATGGAAGAATGCCTGAGTTAACTAAAGCACCTACAAATCTGACAGAATTAATAGACGATGCAGCATCTTTATACAAAGGCTTTAAAGACCTGAGAATAAATGTTGTCATACAGGATAAGATCCCGATAGTCAATATTGACCCAGAGCAAATTAAAAGGGTTTTAATAAATATTATAGACAATGCTATAAAAGCTATGGATAATACAGGAGCCATTGATATTTATGTAAGGATAGATGAAAATAGAATAATCATAGATATAGCAGACACAGGACCTGGTATAAGCAATGAGGAAAAAGAAAAGCTCTTTATTCCCTATTTTTCTAAGAGAAAAGATGGGACAGGACTTGGCCTTGCTATTGCACACAAAATAATATCAGACCACGGTGGAAAGATACTTGTCAGAGACAATAATCCAAAAGGAAGTATATTTACAGTGGAAATACCAATAGCTTAATTAGATTGAGGGAGTGAATAATGTCAAAAAAATTAGCATTGGTTGTAGATGATGAGGAAGGCATAAGGGAAAGTCTTTCAGGAATACTTCAAGATGAGGGATATGATGTTGTCACTGCATCTTCAGGTGAGGATGCGTTATCTATAGCTCAGGAACATATGCCTGACATAATATTGCTCGATGTATGGCTTCCAGAAATAGATGGACTCGAAACACTGTCGAGATTAAAAGGAATAGATGCAAATATCCCTGTTATTATGATTTCTGGTCACGGAAATATAGAGATAGCTGTAAAGGCCACACGACTTGGGGCATACGATTTTTTAGAAAAGCCTTTGTCCCTCGAAAAGATAATTATAACAGTAAAACGGGCACTGGAGCATAGAACGCTCGAAGAGGAAAACCGCACACTAAAAGAAAATATAATCAAAAAATGCAGATTAATAGGCAATTCCGAAAAAATGCAGGTATTAAGGCAGCAGATAGAGATGGCATCTCAAAGCAACAGCAGGGTCCTTATCATGGGACAGAGCGGCACAGGTAAAGAACTCGTGGCAAGGCTCTTGCACGAGAAAAGTCATCGCTCTACAGGCCCTTTTGTGGAAGTAAACTGTGCGGCTATACCTCAAGAATTGATAGAAAGTGAATTGTTTGGTCATGAGAAAGGTGCTTTCACTGGTGCTACAGAAAGAAAGAGTGGTAAGTTCGAACTTGCTGACAATGGCACTTTATTTCTTGACGAAATAGGCGATATGACTCTCCAGACACAGGCAAAAGTCCTTCGGGTTATTGAAACACAGACTTTCCAGAGAGTTGGGGGCAGCAAGAACATAAAAGTCGATGTCAGGATTATTGCAGCAACAAACAAAAATCTCATAGAAGAAGTAAAAAATGGTAACTTTAGAGAAGACCTTTATTACAGGCTAAATGTTATCCCGATCATTGTACCTCCATTAAAAGATAGACTTGAAGATATACCGGCATTAATCGAATATTTCATGGAAGTGTTTGCTTCTGAAAATGGTATGAAGCAAAAAAAGATTACTGCTGATGTGATAAAGGCATTTCAGGATTACGATTGGCCAGGTAATATAAGAGAACTCAAAAATGCTGTTGAAAGACTCATGATAATGGTGTCATCTGATACCATAACCGAAAAAGATATTGATACACTTGGAATACTTGGAGGCCAGGCATTAAAAAAATATGATTATTTTTCTTATAAAACGCTCAAAGACGCACGAGATGCCTTTGAAAAAGACTTTATAACAAGAAAACTCCGCGAAAACAACTGGAATGTGTCTAAAACAGCAGAGGTCATAGATGTAGAGAGAAGTAATCTCCATAAAAAAATAAAGGCATATGAGATTACAGAGCCGAAAAATTAACTGATCATGAAACCAATTATTGCAATTGTCGGAAGGGCAAATGTAGGCAAATCAACCCTCTTTAACCGCATGGTAAGAATGAGCGTAGACCGCACAAAATCTACTGCTATTACAGAAAGCATCCCTGGTGTTACTCGTGACAGAAATTACGTTGAAACAGAATGGGACAGAAAGAAATTTATTGTGATAGACACAGGTGGGTTTTATGCAGAGGAAATCTCTCACGGGGATAAGGAAATACTCCGACAGGTAAGAGAACAAGCCATGTTTGCAATTGAAGAGGCAGACCTGATAATTCATCTGTTAGATGCCAAAGAAGGACTTATGCCATCTGATATAGAACTCGCAGATATTCTAAGGAAATCAGGCAAAAAAATATTATGGGTTGTAAACAAAATAGATACTCAATCAAAAGAAGACAGGCTTTTGGAATTTTATAGAATAGGTGCAGAGGAGATTATACCTGTATCAGCAGTAACAGGATATGGTTTTGACGAATTGATGGACAAAGCTATTGCCTTGATACCCAAAGATATGGAAACAAAGCCATCAGAAGATGAGATACCAAGAGTTGCAGTAGTTGGAAGACCAAATGTTGGTAAATCAACATTGATAAATTCCCTACTTGGTAAAAAAAGGCTCATAGTGAGCCATATTCCCGGAACCACAAGAGATTCTATTGATTCTATCTGTAGCTATTACGGTAAAAGATATCTACTTATAGATACCGCAGGCATTCGAAAAAAAGGCAAGATATATTCACAGAAGATCGATATAGAGAAATTTTCTATTGTCAGGGCTATAAGGAGCATAGAAAGGGCTGATGTTGCTATAATCGTACTGGATGCATCAGAGGGAGTGGTAGAGCAAGACCAAAAAATAGCAGGGATTGTCGAAGACTACGGCAAGGGAGTAATATTTCTTCTTAATAAATGGGATATTATAAGAGAGCCTGAAATATACTACAAAGAAATCATACAGGAATTAAAAAACAAGATATGGTTTATGGATTATGCTCCATGTATTACAACATCGGGTCTCGAAAAAAAAAGAATTACAAAGATATTTCCTATAATAGATGAAATCATTGCTGAGCGACAAAAGCGAATACCAACTGCAGACTTGAATAAATTCCTTTCGAAAATTATAGCTGTAAAACCATTTCCTCCATATAAAGGAAGAGAATTAAAATTTTTTTATATAACTCAGGTTGGCATAAAACCACCTACCTTTACTATTTTTGTAAATTATCCTTCAGGTGTAAAAGCACATCACATCAGATATATTGAAAAGGCATTAAGACAAGAGTATTCATTTAAAGGCACTCCAATAAGAATTTATGTCAAGTCACGGTAAAATATGGTAAAATATTTGAACTTGTAATATGAAAAAGGAGAAAAGTTGAGAAATATTCTTGTTACAGGATGCTGCGGTTTTATAGGATATAAGGTATCAGAACTTCTGTTAGAACACGGGGAGTCTGTCATAGGAGTGGACAATATAAATGACTACTATGACCCAAAACTAAAGGAGTGGCGACTTGAAAAGTTAAAAGACAAAGGTCAGAAGTCAAAGGGAGGATTTAATTTTCATATCTGTGATATAGGAGATTTTAATTCAGTAAAAACAATATGTTCGAATTATAAAATAGACGCTGTTATTAATCTTGCTGCAAGGGCAGGTGTAAGGGCATCAGTAGAGGATCCATGGGCATACCTTGATACAAATCTTAAAGGAACCTTAAATCTCCTTGAGTGCTCTAAGACATATGAAATCAAAAAGTTTGTTTTAGCGTCAACATCAAGTGTGTATGGTGATAATACGAAAATGCCATTTAGTGTTGGCGACAATACAGACCATGCACTTGCACCATATTCAGCTACAAAGAAAGGTGCAGAGGTTATGTGTTATAGCTATCATTATCTCTACGGCATTGATATAACTGTCTTTAGATATTTCACAGTATATGGTCCCGCAGGCCGTCCTGATATGAGTATCTTTAAATTTATAAAAAATATAGACCTCTGTAAACCCATTCCTATATTTGGTAATGGAAAGCAGAAGAGAGACTTCACATATATAGACGATATTGCTGACGGCACTATAAAAGGATTAAAAAATGTTGGATACGAGATATTTAACCTTGGCAACGACAGACCAGTAGAACTCATGTATGTGATTAATATGATAGAGAAAAAACTTGGTAAAAAGGCAGAGATACAATGGTTACCACTGCATCCAGCAGATATAGCAGCTACATGGGCTGACATAAATTCATCAAAAGAAAGACTTGGTTGGTCACCTAAAACATCTATAGAAGACGGCATTGAACAAACAGTTAATTGGTATATACAAAATAGAGACTTTGTGAGAAACCTCAAAGACGCACAATAAGGAGGAAATTATGCAAAAAATACTTGTAGCACATGATGGCTCGAAATCTTCAGACAAGGCATTAAAAAAGGCTGTAGAACTGGCAATAAACTTTAATGCTTCACTTACTGTTTTAGCTGTAATACCTGAACTGTATCTTACAGAACTCACTGATATTGACAGAAACCGTATCTTCGAAGCACTCTCAAGAGAAACCACAGAGGCAATGGAAAAAATAAGAAAGTCCTTGTCAGGCAAATCCATAGAAGTCAAAACACTTATTAGACAGGGTGACCCAGCAGAGAAAATACTCGAGACAGCACAAAAAATGAAAGCAGATTTGATTGTCACAGGCTCTCATGGAAGGCATGGCACAAAGAAATTCTTACTTGGGAGCGTATCATCAAAGATAGTTGATTATTCCAAGTGTCCAGTGCTTGTTGTTAAATAGACAATAGGCGATAGGCTATGGGCTATAGGTGCAGTACAATCAGCCGCCTGTTTTACGCCATACATATCCTATTTTTCCCTGTCTTTTTTGCTTCGTAAAGTGCGTTATCAGCCTTTGTTAATAATGCATCAAAACTGTTTGCATCTATGCTGTAAGCAGCAATACCAAGGCTTGCAGTTACAAACATCCTTTTCTCACGACCTATAGTTATAGGGGTGCTTTCGACTGTAATGCGTATTCTCTCTGCTACTTCAAGTGCCGTTATCTTATCCGTATTGGGTAGAACTATTATAAACTCTTCTCCGCCATATCTGACTCCTATATCAGAGACTCGGATATTCTTACCTATGGCATGAGCAACACTCCTCAATGCCATATCCCCGGCCTCGTGTCCATTGGTATCATTGAAATATTTGAAATTGTCTATATCCAGCATAATCATGCTTAAAGGCTGATTATTTCTATCTGCTATAGCAACTTGTTTTCCCATAAATGCCTCTAAATATCGCCTGTTATAAAGACCTGTAAGCGGATCTATGAGTGCCAGCTTTTTATTCAGTTCAAGGAGTCTCATGTTATTCACTACAGGGGCAAAGAGGGCAATGAAGCTGTCTATTGTCTCTTTAATGTCATCTGTGAAAAAATTAGAATGTCTGCTATATAAATGAAGTATTCCCGCTGTTGAACCACCAATATTAATTGCAGTACAACAATAACTACCTGAGACTGCGCCAAATCTTTGAAATGGACAGGCATATTCTTTTGATAGGTCATTTACTACAAATGTCGCTGCATAAATATAAGCCTTACATTTATCAAGACCGGGAAACTTGTTAATCTCTTGCGATCCTAAGTCATTATGTCTTATCACTTCCTCAGCATAGTGTTTGCTTGGGTCAATGTTCATGAAATAGATAACATTTATTTTTGCATCGCCTTTTATAAGAGAAAGCAGATAGTGTTTGAGCACTACATAAACCTCTGACTCGGTAAGGACACTAGAAAGGTCTCTGTAGAATAGCGCTATTGTATGAAGCATATTATGGGTTGACCTGAGGTCTGTAACATCTGTTATAAAAGCAAAGGCTCCACATGTCCTGTCTGAAGAATCCATTAGCGGCGATGCAGATACAATAGCATAAATATTTGAACCATTCCTGTGCCGGAGCATTATCTCGTAGCTTTCTGATACACCTTCTTTTCTTCTCTCCAGTGCTTGTTTAAATACCTTTTTGTTGTCTTCATCAACAAGGTCGTATATGCTTTTGCCAATCAATTCATCTTCACTATAGCCGAGTAATTTAGATAATGACTTATTAATTTTTAAAATTTTTCCATCCAGTGAGACCTCCCAGTAACCTTCCTTTGCTGTTTCCAGTATCTTTTGATTTCTCTTCTCAAGATTATAAAGTTCTGTAATGTCTGTAAGGACATGGATAATCTCTTCTACTGTATTATCATTTCCT from Dissulfurispira thermophila carries:
- the der gene encoding ribosome biogenesis GTPase Der, with protein sequence MKPIIAIVGRANVGKSTLFNRMVRMSVDRTKSTAITESIPGVTRDRNYVETEWDRKKFIVIDTGGFYAEEISHGDKEILRQVREQAMFAIEEADLIIHLLDAKEGLMPSDIELADILRKSGKKILWVVNKIDTQSKEDRLLEFYRIGAEEIIPVSAVTGYGFDELMDKAIALIPKDMETKPSEDEIPRVAVVGRPNVGKSTLINSLLGKKRLIVSHIPGTTRDSIDSICSYYGKRYLLIDTAGIRKKGKIYSQKIDIEKFSIVRAIRSIERADVAIIVLDASEGVVEQDQKIAGIVEDYGKGVIFLLNKWDIIREPEIYYKEIIQELKNKIWFMDYAPCITTSGLEKKRITKIFPIIDEIIAERQKRIPTADLNKFLSKIIAVKPFPPYKGRELKFFYITQVGIKPPTFTIFVNYPSGVKAHHIRYIEKALRQEYSFKGTPIRIYVKSR
- a CDS encoding GDP-mannose 4,6-dehydratase, encoding MRNILVTGCCGFIGYKVSELLLEHGESVIGVDNINDYYDPKLKEWRLEKLKDKGQKSKGGFNFHICDIGDFNSVKTICSNYKIDAVINLAARAGVRASVEDPWAYLDTNLKGTLNLLECSKTYEIKKFVLASTSSVYGDNTKMPFSVGDNTDHALAPYSATKKGAEVMCYSYHYLYGIDITVFRYFTVYGPAGRPDMSIFKFIKNIDLCKPIPIFGNGKQKRDFTYIDDIADGTIKGLKNVGYEIFNLGNDRPVELMYVINMIEKKLGKKAEIQWLPLHPADIAATWADINSSKERLGWSPKTSIEDGIEQTVNWYIQNRDFVRNLKDAQ
- a CDS encoding universal stress protein, with the protein product MQKILVAHDGSKSSDKALKKAVELAINFNASLTVLAVIPELYLTELTDIDRNRIFEALSRETTEAMEKIRKSLSGKSIEVKTLIRQGDPAEKILETAQKMKADLIVTGSHGRHGTKKFLLGSVSSKIVDYSKCPVLVVK
- a CDS encoding sigma-54-dependent transcriptional regulator, producing MSKKLALVVDDEEGIRESLSGILQDEGYDVVTASSGEDALSIAQEHMPDIILLDVWLPEIDGLETLSRLKGIDANIPVIMISGHGNIEIAVKATRLGAYDFLEKPLSLEKIIITVKRALEHRTLEEENRTLKENIIKKCRLIGNSEKMQVLRQQIEMASQSNSRVLIMGQSGTGKELVARLLHEKSHRSTGPFVEVNCAAIPQELIESELFGHEKGAFTGATERKSGKFELADNGTLFLDEIGDMTLQTQAKVLRVIETQTFQRVGGSKNIKVDVRIIAATNKNLIEEVKNGNFREDLYYRLNVIPIIVPPLKDRLEDIPALIEYFMEVFASENGMKQKKITADVIKAFQDYDWPGNIRELKNAVERLMIMVSSDTITEKDIDTLGILGGQALKKYDYFSYKTLKDARDAFEKDFITRKLRENNWNVSKTAEVIDVERSNLHKKIKAYEITEPKN